A window of Aerococcus urinae contains these coding sequences:
- a CDS encoding enoyl-CoA hydratase/isomerase family protein, producing MSDYVVTSIKDGIMTILVNRPEVLNAIDTQVVNMIGDAITSGEENDEVEGMLLRGAGDKAFIAGGDIAWFLDNIRAKNWAAFEENMKGHKVIRGKMEQCKKPLIAVVDGWALGGGCELALASRAMIVTDKAKFGLPESTLGIIPGYGGMLRLNHQLGKEMAKFFAMTGTIFGPDDTEKLGLSHARANTEEEIYVAAKELINNMPDKYREREIPEDYHDQLVAFSDENIMKTIYGEPVEGIDNSKFVEKIHERSPSSIFTANRVIDEQSGKSIDEGIQIEIDAILKLFQSEQAEYGIAAFVNKEKTDYYNDYWKEILEKGRQ from the coding sequence ATGTCTGACTATGTAGTAACTTCGATTAAAGATGGTATTATGACAATTTTGGTCAATCGTCCCGAAGTCCTCAACGCGATTGATACCCAAGTGGTGAATATGATTGGGGACGCCATCACAAGTGGTGAAGAAAATGATGAAGTAGAAGGCATGCTTCTAAGAGGTGCCGGTGATAAGGCCTTTATTGCTGGGGGAGACATCGCTTGGTTCTTAGACAATATTCGTGCGAAGAACTGGGCCGCCTTTGAAGAAAATATGAAAGGCCACAAAGTAATCCGTGGCAAAATGGAACAATGTAAGAAACCATTAATCGCAGTAGTTGACGGCTGGGCCCTGGGCGGCGGTTGTGAACTGGCCTTAGCCAGTCGGGCCATGATTGTCACTGACAAAGCCAAATTTGGCCTTCCTGAATCTACTTTAGGAATTATCCCAGGCTACGGTGGCATGCTGCGATTAAACCACCAATTAGGCAAGGAAATGGCTAAATTCTTCGCTATGACTGGGACCATCTTCGGACCTGATGACACCGAAAAATTAGGCTTATCCCATGCCCGAGCAAATACAGAAGAAGAAATTTATGTGGCAGCTAAAGAATTAATTAATAATATGCCTGACAAATACCGGGAACGTGAAATTCCTGAAGACTACCATGACCAATTAGTGGCCTTCAGTGATGAAAATATTATGAAGACCATTTACGGGGAACCGGTAGAAGGTATCGATAACTCTAAATTCGTTGAAAAGATCCACGAACGCTCTCCTTCATCCATTTTCACTGCCAACCGGGTTATCGATGAACAAAGCGGTAAAAGCATTGATGAAGGGATTCAAATTGAAATTGATGCCATCTTGAAACTTTTCCAATCTGAACAAGCCGAATATGGTATTGCAGCCTTCGTTAATAAAGAAAAAACCGACTACTATAACGATTATTGGAAGGAAATTCTTGAAAAAGGACGCCAATAA
- a CDS encoding CaiB/BaiF CoA transferase family protein, protein MNIQLLDGVKVIDFSTMVAAPTTARVMADWGADVLKVEAPSGDQLRGTGATMNVTATEDENPIFETDNLNKKGITLNLKSEEGYQIMMQLLEEADVFISNIRIHSLEKLGLGYETLKAKFPHLIWGHFSGYGTKGEEAHRPGYDVVGYWARGGFMASLAPVNHPPISAPSGVGDSVAGLSLLSGILAALLKQRQTGQGEEVRVSLLGSAIFCNKMMIVSSQYEDHYPKDRMHPNNPFLQSYQTKDGEWIMLCLVRYESEFPRFMKIIGLEEYIDDESVNTLDAFQKNPKQSEFVKQVEAAIGNMESQDLINKMLAEDFTFERAQTFDEIPNDKQAWANNYLENMEFGKDGKRVAMPASPVQFSDDKKIPFNHAPRLGEHNQEILTDLGYSEEDIQSLKEKGVI, encoded by the coding sequence ATGAACATTCAATTACTTGATGGCGTAAAAGTTATTGATTTTTCTACCATGGTAGCCGCTCCAACTACAGCCCGCGTAATGGCTGACTGGGGAGCAGATGTTCTCAAGGTGGAAGCCCCCTCTGGAGACCAATTAAGAGGGACCGGTGCCACCATGAACGTTACCGCTACTGAGGATGAAAACCCTATTTTTGAAACCGATAACCTCAATAAAAAAGGGATTACCCTAAACCTAAAAAGCGAAGAAGGTTATCAAATCATGATGCAATTACTTGAAGAAGCCGATGTTTTTATTTCCAATATTCGCATTCATTCCTTAGAAAAATTAGGCTTAGGCTATGAAACCCTAAAGGCCAAATTTCCTCATTTAATTTGGGGTCATTTTTCAGGTTACGGGACTAAAGGCGAAGAAGCCCATCGTCCAGGTTATGATGTCGTGGGTTATTGGGCCCGCGGTGGCTTTATGGCCAGCTTAGCACCAGTTAACCATCCCCCAATTTCTGCTCCTTCAGGGGTTGGAGATAGTGTGGCTGGTCTTTCCCTCTTAAGTGGGATTTTAGCCGCTCTACTCAAGCAAAGACAAACCGGTCAAGGGGAAGAAGTCCGTGTATCACTTTTAGGTTCTGCCATTTTCTGTAATAAGATGATGATTGTTTCTTCCCAATACGAGGACCACTATCCTAAAGACCGTATGCATCCCAATAACCCCTTCCTACAATCCTATCAAACCAAAGACGGCGAATGGATCATGCTCTGCCTCGTGCGCTATGAAAGTGAATTCCCTCGCTTCATGAAGATTATCGGTTTAGAGGAATATATCGATGATGAAAGCGTCAATACCTTGGATGCCTTCCAAAAGAATCCTAAGCAATCAGAATTTGTCAAACAAGTAGAAGCAGCTATTGGTAATATGGAAAGTCAAGATCTGATTAATAAAATGCTGGCTGAAGACTTTACCTTTGAACGGGCACAAACTTTTGATGAAATTCCAAATGATAAACAAGCCTGGGCTAATAATTACCTGGAAAATATGGAATTTGGTAAGGATGGCAAACGTGTGGCCATGCCTGCTTCGCCAGTCCAATTCTCAGATGATAAAAAAATACCATTTAACCATGCGCCCCGCTTAGGAGAACACAATCAGGAAATATTAACCGACCTGGGTTACAGTGAAGAAGACATCCAGTCACTAAAAGAAAAAGGCGTTATTTAG
- a CDS encoding LysR family transcriptional regulator translates to MKMSSINLQHLYYFIVAARHQNYSLAAEKLFITTSTLSRAIQGLEETTGVPLFINNKGRVRLTDYGTVFYRYAYQSIRTIEEGIFDLQSMADIRHDTIHISCDSLFSIANNMIPSLLAYCQRADSNLKINFEQLPTSQMIKDLLDEKLDVVFASDFGFDNYNTQIETELLFEERLALAVPDAHPLAKKDQVTLQETVDLTFIRTSDNENFKKLITNLQLASISKKTYPIHTIHRVVDDNTLMAMVRNDIGVALVSENTIAGTVGVKILPIVDLPIKRPIYMIKKKENLPSYSVDVFTQYVRQFITEEYK, encoded by the coding sequence ATGAAAATGTCATCCATCAACCTCCAGCACCTCTACTATTTTATCGTTGCTGCTAGACATCAAAATTATAGTTTAGCCGCTGAAAAACTCTTTATCACCACCTCGACGCTCAGTCGAGCTATCCAAGGTCTAGAAGAAACGACCGGTGTACCCTTATTTATTAACAATAAAGGCCGGGTCCGTTTAACTGACTATGGGACGGTTTTTTATCGCTATGCTTACCAAAGCATTCGTACCATTGAAGAAGGAATTTTTGACCTCCAATCCATGGCGGATATCCGCCACGACACCATTCATATTTCTTGTGACAGTCTCTTTTCCATTGCTAATAACATGATTCCCTCCCTATTAGCCTACTGCCAAAGAGCAGACAGCAACCTTAAGATTAACTTTGAACAACTCCCTACTAGTCAAATGATTAAAGACTTGCTGGATGAAAAATTAGATGTCGTTTTTGCCAGTGACTTTGGCTTTGATAACTACAATACGCAAATTGAAACGGAACTCCTCTTTGAAGAACGCCTAGCCTTAGCTGTGCCCGATGCTCATCCCTTAGCCAAGAAAGACCAAGTCACCCTACAAGAAACGGTCGACCTCACCTTTATTCGTACCAGTGATAACGAAAATTTCAAAAAATTGATCACTAACTTGCAATTGGCCTCTATTTCGAAGAAGACCTATCCCATTCATACTATCCACCGGGTGGTCGACGACAATACCCTAATGGCTATGGTAAGAAATGATATTGGGGTTGCCCTGGTCTCTGAAAATACCATTGCCGGAACCGTTGGTGTTAAAATCCTACCCATTGTCGACCTACCTATTAAACGTCCTATCTATATGATAAAAAAGAAAGAAAACCTCCCTTCATATAGTGTGGACGTCTTCACCCAATATGTGCGTCAATTTATCACTGAGGAATACAAATAA
- a CDS encoding NAD(P)H-dependent flavin oxidoreductase has product MSNPLLEVIGTKYPILQGAMGGVAYHQLVAAVSEAGGLGIIASAGMDKETLHEEIRKTRELTDKPFGVNLMLMSPNIADMIEVIAEEKVPVVTTGAGNPKPVIEPLHQAGCKVIPVVATARQAAKMEAAGVDAVVCEGNEAGGHIGTVATMTLTRAVSKAVKIPVVTAGGVADGHGLAAAFALGASGAQLGTVLVASEEAPIADSYKEATVSAQENSTFEMAREIGSPIRLLQTKGSDHLQEIIDNGGGREDFEPVSLELLVKGAKGDTENGTVTIGQIAGVVEEVRPVKEILDSMVEEADQVISSLSIL; this is encoded by the coding sequence ATGTCAAATCCATTATTAGAAGTTATCGGAACCAAATACCCTATTCTACAAGGTGCTATGGGGGGCGTGGCTTATCACCAATTGGTAGCCGCTGTTTCAGAAGCAGGTGGTTTAGGGATAATTGCTTCAGCGGGTATGGATAAAGAAACCCTCCATGAAGAAATTAGAAAAACTCGAGAACTAACTGATAAACCATTTGGGGTTAACTTGATGTTAATGTCACCAAATATTGCTGATATGATCGAAGTTATTGCCGAAGAAAAAGTTCCGGTCGTAACAACGGGTGCTGGAAATCCTAAGCCAGTGATCGAACCCTTGCACCAAGCAGGCTGTAAGGTAATTCCAGTTGTAGCGACAGCTAGACAAGCCGCAAAAATGGAAGCAGCCGGTGTCGATGCCGTGGTCTGTGAAGGAAACGAAGCCGGTGGACATATCGGGACAGTGGCAACCATGACCCTAACCCGCGCTGTTTCTAAGGCAGTTAAGATCCCTGTGGTGACTGCTGGGGGAGTTGCTGATGGTCATGGCCTGGCTGCTGCCTTCGCTTTAGGGGCATCTGGGGCGCAATTAGGTACAGTTTTAGTGGCTAGTGAAGAAGCACCAATCGCTGATAGTTATAAGGAAGCAACTGTTTCTGCTCAAGAAAATTCAACCTTTGAAATGGCCCGTGAAATTGGTTCTCCAATTCGTTTACTACAAACCAAAGGCTCTGACCACCTGCAAGAAATTATCGATAATGGCGGTGGCCGTGAAGATTTTGAACCTGTTAGTCTAGAACTATTAGTTAAAGGGGCTAAGGGAGATACTGAAAATGGTACAGTGACCATTGGCCAAATTGCTGGTGTCGTTGAAGAAGTTCGTCCAGTAAAAGAAATTCTTGACAGCATGGTTGAAGAAGCTGACCAAGTAATTTCATCACTAAGTATTCTTTAA
- a CDS encoding MFS transporter encodes MKGKYLILTIIMAFTVAGAVGLNINSVGVFLGPVSKDLNVLTGTFAIHATLISFGTAFAAFAVPGVLKRFSFKKVLIVASLVTALSTMAMGFSNSMWQFYILAFTRGVFAAFYGIVPLQLLINNWYKAKHGTVSSVVFAFSGVAGAIFAPMLTQLIQSIGWRQTYLVQALLFVLLALPAIIYPFAFDPRDENKLPYGYQEEAADADETGDDSGEEAFSYTQPTFVLLIVASLLITALTGLAQHFPAIGEEYGYLPTMAALMVSAGMLGNIIFKIIIGFISDAKGAMVSVYTMLATMVLGLIVIMTFRVAEISLLGSFLYGAVYSISAVGLALVTKHIFSLKLFDKVYPSVNFIANAGAAVAVSMYGYLYDFSGSYRLAIILSIILAVVSILCLFLADRLKSGQNKA; translated from the coding sequence ATGAAAGGTAAATATCTTATTCTAACAATTATAATGGCCTTTACAGTAGCTGGGGCTGTCGGTTTAAATATCAATTCGGTTGGTGTCTTCTTAGGGCCGGTTTCCAAAGATTTAAATGTTCTGACTGGGACCTTTGCAATCCACGCGACCCTGATTAGTTTTGGAACGGCCTTTGCGGCTTTTGCGGTTCCGGGCGTTTTAAAAAGGTTTTCCTTTAAGAAAGTCTTGATCGTAGCTTCATTAGTGACGGCCTTGTCCACCATGGCTATGGGGTTTTCGAATTCCATGTGGCAATTCTATATTCTAGCCTTTACCCGTGGCGTTTTTGCTGCCTTTTACGGGATTGTTCCCTTACAATTATTGATTAATAATTGGTATAAGGCTAAGCATGGGACGGTTTCAAGTGTGGTTTTTGCATTTTCAGGCGTAGCTGGTGCGATTTTTGCCCCGATGTTAACCCAACTGATCCAAAGTATTGGCTGGCGACAAACCTATCTGGTTCAAGCACTTTTATTTGTTCTCTTAGCCTTACCAGCTATTATCTATCCTTTTGCCTTTGATCCCCGTGATGAAAATAAACTACCTTATGGCTATCAAGAAGAGGCAGCTGATGCGGATGAAACAGGAGACGATAGTGGGGAAGAAGCCTTCTCCTATACCCAACCGACCTTTGTCTTGTTGATTGTAGCTAGTTTATTGATCACAGCTTTAACCGGTTTAGCCCAACACTTCCCTGCTATTGGCGAAGAGTACGGTTACTTACCAACTATGGCGGCATTAATGGTATCTGCAGGAATGTTAGGGAATATTATTTTTAAAATCATTATTGGTTTTATTTCTGATGCCAAGGGTGCGATGGTGTCGGTCTACACTATGCTAGCAACCATGGTTCTCGGCCTTATTGTCATTATGACCTTTAGAGTGGCAGAAATCTCATTATTGGGAAGTTTCCTCTATGGGGCAGTCTATTCTATTTCAGCGGTTGGCTTGGCCTTGGTGACCAAGCATATTTTCTCATTAAAGTTATTTGATAAGGTCTATCCTTCAGTGAACTTTATTGCTAATGCCGGAGCGGCCGTGGCTGTTTCTATGTATGGTTACCTCTATGATTTCAGCGGCTCTTACCGCTTAGCGATTATCTTATCAATCATTTTAGCTGTTGTTTCCATTCTTTGTCTCTTTCTTGCTGATCGCTTGAAGTCTGGCCAAAACAAGGCATAA
- a CDS encoding dihydrolipoyl dehydrogenase family protein, with translation MADYDLLVIGSGPGGYIAAEEAAKSGLKTAVVDKGPVGGTCLNSGCIPIQSYVQNGRWALQSKQLAKYGLAQVSDDIDFKVLKTRKDQVVQQNQQGILQIFKSNGIDFIEGEAVFVKDKTFKVNDQTLSAKNVLLATGSRVLEPTIPGIEGVDYLTHESFFHMEDLPERLVIVGASEHGVEFAFAMAALGVKVSLIEEKATIIPNQVKEVQDYVKKLFKKLSVEVIEGVTIDHLSPDQVHLSDGQEIGFDQLLLMISRRPDLTMVKDMGLELDKKGTYLAVDESYQSSSPGIYGVGDLIGGWPFAHAASHEGIKAVKAILGQAEYPLDFNAVPRKMAVDVDVESFGMHEDQAQEAGYDVISHQIPFMMNGAAAALDESEGFVNIISEKQYGQILGGLVVGHGASEIMHILLAVYQCEGTIDELAQMVFAHPTLSETIGDVAKALVRKY, from the coding sequence TTGGCAGATTATGATTTATTAGTCATTGGTTCAGGCCCGGGAGGCTATATTGCTGCAGAAGAAGCAGCAAAGTCAGGGCTGAAAACGGCTGTCGTTGACAAAGGTCCGGTAGGGGGGACTTGTTTAAATTCAGGTTGTATTCCCATTCAAAGCTATGTTCAAAATGGCCGCTGGGCCTTACAAAGTAAGCAACTGGCCAAATATGGATTAGCTCAAGTCAGTGATGACATTGATTTTAAAGTCTTAAAGACACGGAAAGATCAAGTCGTCCAGCAAAACCAGCAAGGAATCTTACAGATCTTTAAAAGCAATGGGATTGATTTTATCGAAGGTGAAGCAGTCTTTGTCAAAGATAAGACCTTTAAGGTTAATGATCAGACCCTTAGTGCCAAAAATGTTTTATTGGCAACTGGAAGTCGGGTTTTAGAACCAACAATTCCTGGAATTGAAGGGGTAGATTATTTGACCCATGAAAGCTTTTTCCACATGGAAGATTTACCTGAGCGTTTAGTGATTGTTGGGGCCAGCGAGCATGGGGTGGAATTTGCCTTTGCTATGGCTGCCTTGGGTGTCAAGGTAAGTCTGATTGAGGAAAAGGCAACCATTATTCCAAACCAAGTCAAAGAGGTACAAGACTATGTCAAAAAGCTATTCAAAAAACTTTCTGTAGAAGTGATTGAAGGAGTAACCATTGACCATCTTAGTCCGGACCAGGTCCATCTGAGTGATGGTCAAGAGATTGGCTTTGACCAGCTTCTCTTAATGATTAGCCGGCGTCCAGATTTGACCATGGTAAAGGATATGGGACTTGAATTGGATAAAAAAGGCACTTATTTAGCAGTTGATGAAAGCTATCAATCCAGCTCTCCAGGAATCTATGGTGTTGGGGACTTAATCGGTGGATGGCCATTTGCCCATGCTGCTAGCCATGAAGGTATCAAGGCAGTCAAGGCAATCCTAGGACAGGCTGAATATCCCCTTGATTTTAATGCTGTGCCTCGTAAGATGGCGGTTGACGTTGATGTTGAAAGTTTTGGTATGCATGAAGACCAAGCCCAAGAAGCTGGCTATGATGTGATTAGTCATCAGATTCCTTTCATGATGAATGGGGCAGCCGCTGCTCTGGATGAGAGTGAAGGCTTTGTCAATATAATTAGTGAAAAACAATATGGGCAGATTTTAGGGGGCTTGGTAGTTGGCCATGGAGCCAGTGAAATCATGCATATTCTCTTAGCAGTTTATCAATGTGAAGGCACGATTGATGAATTAGCCCAAATGGTCTTTGCCCACCCTACCTTATCGGAAACTATTGGAGATGTCGCTAAAGCATTGGTAAGAAAATATTAA
- a CDS encoding thiamine pyrophosphate-dependent dehydrogenase E1 component subunit alpha: protein MATDIKTASDVEVKAMSPDKAKAIYKTMNEIRDFEDTVHRFFAQGEIPGFVHLYAGEEAIASGVCAHLTDDDYITSTHRGHGHCVAKGGDLKGMMAEIFGKETGLGKGKGGSMHIADLDKGILGANGMVGGGFGLAVGAAMRNKYLKTDSVAVCFFGDGASNEGLFHECLNMASIWQLPVIFVNENNFFAESTPQWYSSGSETIAERAAAYNMPGVRVDGKDLMAVYEAAGEAIDRARQGGGPTLIECVAYRNYGHFEGDEQKYKALSGPEKEWADRDAIQVFKDYAIEHGLASQEELEEIEAQAKQDVEDAVEYAKESPIPAAENLLTDVFAD from the coding sequence ATGGCGACCGATATTAAAACTGCCTCTGATGTTGAAGTTAAAGCCATGAGTCCGGATAAGGCCAAGGCGATCTATAAAACGATGAACGAAATTCGAGACTTTGAGGATACTGTCCACCGTTTCTTTGCCCAAGGGGAAATCCCTGGCTTTGTTCACTTGTATGCTGGTGAAGAAGCTATTGCGAGTGGTGTTTGTGCCCACTTAACTGATGATGACTATATTACCTCTACTCACCGGGGCCACGGACACTGTGTGGCTAAGGGCGGCGACCTTAAAGGCATGATGGCTGAGATCTTTGGTAAAGAGACTGGTCTCGGTAAAGGTAAGGGTGGCTCTATGCATATTGCTGACCTCGATAAGGGGATCCTAGGAGCCAACGGTATGGTTGGTGGCGGATTCGGACTAGCGGTTGGCGCTGCTATGCGTAATAAATACCTAAAAACTGACTCAGTAGCTGTTTGTTTCTTTGGGGACGGGGCTTCTAATGAAGGCTTATTCCATGAGTGTTTAAATATGGCAAGTATTTGGCAATTACCAGTTATTTTCGTTAATGAAAATAACTTCTTTGCGGAATCGACCCCACAATGGTATTCATCCGGTTCGGAAACCATCGCTGAACGGGCAGCAGCCTACAATATGCCAGGAGTCCGTGTCGATGGAAAAGATTTGATGGCTGTTTATGAAGCAGCTGGTGAAGCTATTGACCGGGCGCGTCAAGGCGGGGGGCCAACATTAATTGAATGTGTGGCTTACCGAAACTATGGTCACTTTGAGGGTGACGAACAAAAATATAAAGCCCTCTCTGGTCCTGAAAAAGAATGGGCTGACCGTGACGCTATCCAAGTCTTTAAAGACTATGCCATTGAACATGGCTTGGCCAGTCAAGAAGAATTAGAAGAAATCGAAGCCCAAGCCAAACAAGATGTGGAAGACGCAGTGGAATATGCTAAAGAAAGTCCAATTCCGGCTGCTGAAAACCTATTAACCGATGTTTTCGCTGACTAA
- a CDS encoding alpha-ketoacid dehydrogenase subunit beta produces MSREIAFMTAINEALDQAMEKDDRVVLLGEDIAGGREVDHLAEENEDAWGGVMGVTKGLGPKYGLDRVIDTPLSEMGYMAAAVGMAATGLRPVPELMFNDFIGFCLDSLLGQGSKMRYMFGGKAQIPMVVRTMHGAGASAAAQHSGSYYGIFGSIPGIKVVVPATPYDAKGLLLASIEDNNIVVFSEDKTIYGQKGEVPEEYYTIPIGKANVYRQGDDLTIVTIGKMLFVAEEVAERLAEDGISVEVIDLRTVAPWDQETVIESVKKTGRLIVIDESNPHNNTATDIASVVSDKAFDYLDGPIKCICAPNVPVPFAVNLEQLYLPDADKVIEEAAELIDDLRA; encoded by the coding sequence ATGAGTAGAGAAATTGCCTTTATGACCGCAATTAATGAAGCTTTAGACCAAGCCATGGAAAAAGACGACCGCGTTGTCCTCTTAGGAGAGGATATTGCGGGTGGTCGTGAAGTTGACCATTTAGCTGAAGAAAATGAGGATGCCTGGGGTGGCGTTATGGGGGTTACCAAGGGTTTGGGACCTAAGTACGGTTTAGATCGTGTCATTGATACCCCCTTATCAGAAATGGGTTATATGGCTGCGGCAGTCGGGATGGCCGCCACTGGTTTACGTCCTGTTCCTGAATTAATGTTTAACGACTTTATCGGTTTCTGTTTAGACTCCTTATTAGGCCAAGGGTCAAAAATGCGCTATATGTTTGGTGGTAAGGCACAGATTCCAATGGTAGTTCGGACCATGCATGGGGCTGGAGCGAGTGCAGCTGCCCAACACTCAGGCTCTTATTATGGGATCTTTGGTTCCATTCCAGGAATTAAAGTGGTTGTTCCTGCCACACCCTATGATGCTAAGGGCTTACTCTTAGCGTCAATTGAAGACAATAATATTGTGGTCTTTTCTGAAGACAAGACCATTTATGGCCAAAAGGGTGAGGTCCCAGAAGAATACTATACCATCCCAATTGGTAAGGCCAATGTTTACCGCCAAGGGGATGACTTAACCATTGTGACGATTGGTAAAATGCTCTTTGTAGCGGAAGAAGTTGCTGAACGTTTGGCTGAGGACGGTATTTCAGTAGAAGTCATTGACCTCAGAACAGTTGCCCCTTGGGACCAAGAAACTGTGATTGAATCAGTGAAGAAAACCGGTCGTCTAATTGTTATTGATGAATCCAACCCACACAATAATACAGCAACCGATATTGCCTCGGTGGTGAGTGACAAGGCCTTCGATTACCTTGATGGGCCAATTAAATGTATTTGTGCTCCTAACGTACCGGTACCTTTTGCGGTGAACTTGGAACAATTATATTTACCTGATGCCGATAAGGTCATTGAAGAAGCTGCTGAACTTATTGACGACTTAAGAGCATAA
- a CDS encoding dihydrolipoamide acetyltransferase family protein, whose amino-acid sequence MATEVVMPTLGLTMTEGTIEQWYVKEGDEVSSGDVLATISSEKLSGDVEAPEAGTVIKILADEGDTLKCKAAMAYIGEAGEVVEVEDSTEEASETEAESSSSSKESPKETSKDKTDSKARQGAVKGDRIFITPVARKLAEEKGYNIEDIPGTGGNGRITRRDVERYQPEAKPSQVATSQAGQGLPGMRKTIAKRMVQSLQTTAQLTLHRKADVTQLSKLRQEIKSKADDGAALGWTTLITRAAVKALEETPEMNSWYHDGQWEQHEAVHIGMATAVADGLVVPVIRDAQGLSLSKLGEKINEVTSQAKAGQLPGELYSGSTFSITNMGGRGVEYFTPVINPPEAGILGLGAIQKELAFDENGEVVELSKFPLSLTFDHQLLDGDPAGAFLDLIVSYLENPYSLLL is encoded by the coding sequence ATGGCGACAGAAGTAGTAATGCCAACATTAGGACTCACCATGACAGAAGGAACTATCGAACAATGGTATGTTAAAGAAGGCGATGAAGTTTCTTCAGGGGACGTCCTAGCAACGATTAGTTCAGAAAAATTATCTGGTGATGTGGAAGCCCCAGAAGCAGGAACTGTGATTAAAATTCTAGCTGATGAAGGCGACACCCTAAAATGTAAGGCTGCCATGGCTTATATTGGGGAAGCCGGTGAAGTAGTAGAAGTTGAAGACTCAACTGAAGAGGCTAGTGAAACTGAAGCAGAATCCAGCTCCAGTAGCAAAGAAAGTCCAAAAGAAACAAGCAAGGATAAAACTGATAGCAAAGCACGCCAAGGAGCCGTTAAGGGCGACCGTATCTTTATCACTCCTGTAGCCCGTAAATTAGCTGAAGAAAAAGGCTATAATATAGAGGACATTCCAGGAACAGGTGGTAATGGTCGAATTACCCGTCGTGATGTCGAACGCTATCAACCTGAAGCTAAACCTAGCCAAGTGGCCACTAGTCAAGCTGGCCAAGGTTTACCAGGTATGCGGAAGACCATTGCTAAACGGATGGTCCAAAGCTTACAAACCACTGCCCAATTGACTTTACATCGTAAGGCAGACGTTACCCAATTAAGCAAGCTGCGCCAAGAAATTAAGTCTAAAGCTGACGATGGGGCAGCACTAGGCTGGACCACCTTAATTACCCGGGCAGCTGTTAAGGCCTTAGAAGAGACGCCTGAAATGAATAGTTGGTATCATGACGGTCAATGGGAGCAACACGAAGCGGTTCATATTGGAATGGCGACCGCAGTTGCTGATGGCCTAGTGGTTCCTGTCATTAGAGATGCCCAGGGGCTCAGTTTAAGTAAGTTAGGTGAAAAGATTAATGAAGTGACTAGCCAAGCCAAGGCTGGCCAATTACCAGGGGAGCTCTATTCAGGGTCGACCTTCTCCATTACTAATATGGGAGGACGAGGCGTTGAATACTTCACCCCAGTGATCAACCCACCAGAAGCAGGTATTCTGGGTCTAGGCGCCATCCAAAAAGAATTAGCCTTTGATGAAAACGGCGAAGTGGTAGAGTTAAGTAAATTCCCATTAAGTTTAACCTTCGACCATCAATTACTAGATGGTGATCCAGCTGGCGCTTTCTTAGACCTAATTGTTTCTTATCTAGAAAATCCTTATAGTTTACTGCTATAA